Part of the Mycteria americana isolate JAX WOST 10 ecotype Jacksonville Zoo and Gardens chromosome 10, USCA_MyAme_1.0, whole genome shotgun sequence genome, GGTGGAAGTTGAACAAAGCATGAAATCAAGATTTCCTCTATATCACTAAAAAAAATGGGTGGGAAGAGAATATACTATACATGTTAAATTTCGAAGGGCACAGTTGTCAGAAATGGTAACTCTTTCAGAATGTGCAGATGTGACTGACTTactcaaaacaaaaagcatgttTAGAATGCACCCTGTCTGCAGTACACTTACTAAAAACATTGCCAAAAGCCAGTTTTCTTAGAGGTGGAAGAATGGTTGTTCTTACCATTCCTGCACGTATTTGGCCTAGCTGCAGCTTTTCACTGCGGAACTGTATACTAAAGCCGTATTTTGTCTCAGGTCTCTAACGGATGCTGCAGGTGCTTCAGCTTCCAAATACAGTCGTCAGTATGTTCGCATACCTGTGGAGAGTGGCCAAGCAGTAAGTCTTCCAGGGAAAGAGACGATGGGTTGGACAGGATGATAGGCGGTGATCTCAAAGTCTTCCTTATAACTATTAATACCCTAATCTTATAATCGAAGCACTCCATTTTGAAATGGGCAGCTTTAAAGCTCTGTCTGTAAAATCATGCAAATCAGTACAACTAGTCAAAGATGAGATCTGAACGGGAAAGAGAAGCTGCAAGAAGAATGGAGCTTCAACATCAAAAAAGGTCAGACCTTTTGGTTTACTCACTCTGTTTGCTGTATCCTGCAGATGGCTTTTTCTGAACATAATGCAGATGACGAGGATGGAAATGGTACAGGTCTCATCATTCGAGATATCACCGATACCCTGGAAAATGCCACCGATGGTCTCCTTGCTGTGGCACACACAAGTGGCAGAGCCAGGTAAGTGTAAAGGATGTGGAAGTGTTTATGCTTAGGCTGTTAACTAGGTAGTTATGTGAGTGTAAGCGATCCATATGAATTCTGGGGGACAGCCTCTCTGAATTCTTACTCTGTGCACGCCAGGCCTGTTTGCAGGCTGTCATTTTTACAGCATGTGGCATCGGTCAGGGTCCGCAAAGCTTTTTAAGAGCTCATGTCTCTTCAGGAGTGCCTGAAGGCCTGTTGAGCCGATGGGCGCTTGAAGCTTCATTTGCTGAGGCCTTTCTGTCTGTTCAACAAATAAGCACGTACTTAACTTTTCGACTGAACAGGGACCTGGGTGCACATGTAGGTTACTAATAAACAAACCAAGACGTATAGTTTTATCTCCAGTTTCGGTACTACTCTCGCTAATGCTATGCTAAGCATAAGCCAAGGGAAGACATTCTTTTGTGTGGCATCAGGTTCTTGTGAAAACCCATTTAGTTGTTAACGTCCAGAGTGAAATACGGACCAGTTTGGAATCTTTTATTTCCAGAGACACAATGTTAGGAGTTTCCCTCCTGCCTAATTTCCAGACTATTTTGCCGCTTCTGAGACACAATGTTAGGAGTTTCCCTCCTGCCTAATTTCCAGACTATTTTGCCGCTTCTGGCCTGGCAGAATGGGGTGTTCTGCTCTGATACATGCTGTCGGTATAAGCTGTAATAAGAGATTCTTCATCTGCCTTTAGGAAGGCACTTTGCTTCTTCTTTTTCTAAAGACCAGTTGGTTGTTTGAACCCTTGACTGGCTTGACCTTATTAGGTATTAAGATTTGAGATACTAGACTTGAAATAAGTAGTAATACAGTTGATGAATTCTCCTCTGTGTTGTTTCTCTTTGGGTCATATTTTAGAGAGACACAGGCAGCTCTGGATCCTGGCTTACCTATTTGTCAAGTATCGCAGCCAAATGAGGTAAATTGTGCAGAACCTATCCCACCAGCTCGTATAAATGATGTCAACAAATCCAGCGAAATAGGGAATGTTGCTGTGGAACTCCATTCTGCACAACCTAATGCTCCAGAAGACCCCGTGTCAGTGATTGACTCCATCTTGAATGAGAACAACCCTGGAAACCAAAATGATCCTTTACTGGACAGGTATTAACTTGTTTCTGGAAACTGTTACGCTGTCGTCATCTTGCGGGGTCTTGTCAAAGTTTTAGAGGATGTGTTTAGCAGAACGTAGTCGGTTAGCTTTTTGAACGTCGTCGATGAACGGAATTTTCTGCCCCTTTGTTAGCAGGTCTTGAAAAAGACAAGTGTTAGCATCATACACTAAAAGCAGGGCAAGTTCACCCGTCACATCTCTGATAACGAGCGTGCCTGACTTCTGATGTGTCAGTCCGAGGATCGGCGAGGTCGGTCTGTCACATCAGCCCTCGTATCGCCAACTACTGGCACTGCCAAGCGCTGCCAAACCGCAGAGCAAGGGTGGGGGTCTCAGGAGGGCACCgttgctgcttgctttctgagAACTGGCTATGGATTTGTATCGGCGGTAGTCTGATGTTGTTGCACTgttgcttcctttctttccccctcgtTTTTGCAAAGGTTCGTTTCCCTTGTGCATTGTCAGATTGGACTCACGCCGGGCATCAGAATCGTGCGGGCTGTGGTATCGCGCTCGGCAGCGCTGCTGCTtaagcagctcccagccctgcaccagccccCGAGCTTTATCAGCGCAGTCGTTTGTGTGGCTGCAGGGTGAGCTGGATCAAGGAACAAACTTTAGTTCTTTCTCCCGCAGCTCCTCTGCTGTGGTTAACTTCGGGTAGGAAGTACTGAGATGAAGTGTCACAGCACGCAGCGTAAGCCGAAGGCCCTGTAATATCTTACCCCGTTGGCACTGCAAAATGTGGGGCAACGCCTTGGAACTGTCTGTTGCTTGTAGCAGGGTATTGCAGCATAGGAGGCATAGGAGGTAGCTTGCAGCACAGTGAGAAGCTCAGTACTGGCGCCGTGCATGCAGCTTCCTTTCCGCTTCATTCGCTGTCCCTTGTATCCTGCCCGCTGTCCTTGGAAACGCGTACAATTCGGCAACAATCTGATGTTTCAAAATAGGTAGTGTTTCTTCAGATTATTTCCAGCCCTTTGCTTATCATTTGTTGTCCCCGGGTGAAAGCAAAGCCATCAGCCCTTAGTTTAAACAGGTACGGGTATATAGGCTGGGGTCTGAGAACATTCAAGAGACACTAAACTGAAGGAGGAAGTAGGTATGGAAGGAGGAGCTGCTTTTGACGTGATAGCTATTATTATACTTGCTGTTCAGCTAGTCTTCCTTGTGCCTGTCCGTGAAAGAGTTGGACCGTGAAAAGTGATACAGGAATGCAGTTTCATTCATTTGGCAATAAGCTATTCTGGATTGTGAGCAACCTAGTCTGGCTCTCGTCTTGCCCCACAGCTGTCATAACTGAGAGGTTAGCAGATCGTTTCTAAGAGTTTTTCCTGCCTTGTGGTGCAAAAGGCAGCCCTAACTGCCGACTGTTTCTTACAGTATTGTATCACTTTGTCTTTCTAGAGAAGAAATTCAGGATTTTCTTAATTGCATTGATGCCAGCCTTGAAGAGCTTCAAGCAATGTTATCTGGGAAGCAGTATAACTTTGGTTCTGAAGCTTTCAGCGATGTGAGTGTCTTTTCACTTTTCCTgatttctgaaaaatactgattagGTTGCATTATGAAATTTCACTGGTTTATTCCATGCTGTAATGGGCAAGAGGGGGAAAATCCTGAAAAGCAAATAGTTATGGATAGAATGATACGTAGTCATTCTAGGAGTCTAACAATGCACAAGGTAACGTTGAGAGCCTTTTTCAGGTCATACAGTATTTCTGTTATACATaactcaaggggaaaaaaaaaggaaaaaattggacTCTTCTCCTTCTCAAGCCTTTGTCACATATCATCCCATCCTGGTTATGTGTTTCCTTCCATGTCGGAATGCATAATCGGACTCAGCCACATACCTGGCACCACTGGGCGGTGGGGTGTCCCTTGCTTCTCCGGCGACCTCAGCCCACTGCCACCGGCTGAACGTGTATTGCTGTCGGCCTGCGGAGCAGCCGCCTTCCCTGCGCTTCAGCGGGTGGAGTGGTGCGCTGGACCCTGCTGTCCTTTCCGGAGCTCTCTGAAGTTTGGTTTTAAGAACCTTATTATATGACATAtggtctggttttattttcagacatttaatcctgagctgccagccctggataTGAGCTTGATGGAAACTTCCCCTGGTGTGGAAAATGTAAGAGTCAGAGTTGCTTCTGTGATGGGGAGGGTTAATACGATGTGGAGAGCTGGAGTCTGACTGGTGCAGTTTGCGGGTGGGGACTGGATGGATAGCACAGGGTGAAATGCCATTTTACCTAGTCCTGCTGACTTAATGTTTTCGGTTATTATCACTGATGGCATATATGAATTTAAGAGGGTTCTGAAGATAATTTCGTCTTACGTTCCTAGCGGCGGTAATACACTCAGTGGGCTGATTTAAGCTGTCACTTTGCTTTGAATAACACgttctttgctttctgaatacACCTGAGAACTTAGGGAAGAGGGAAACAAACTGGTGTCTGTCAAATCAGCTGTCTGtattgaggaattttttttcctatctattACTTCTGTACCTTCTGTTTAGAAGGAGGAGGGTAGACAATCTTGTCTTTTTGTGGTCTAAGTGTGTGAGAATAGTTTCTTGGCTTGTTTCTCCTAGCCTCAGGGATTCCCATGATGTCTTTTAGCCAAGTAATAACTAGGTCTGGGGTGATAGTTCAGATGAGATTGTGTCTTCAGTCTGTCTGAAGACTGAAGGAAAAGtactaaatgaaaaatagaatgTAATATACTGTGTTTATTCTGAACATGGCTGTATGGAATTTCCTCAGAGGACATACAAAAGTTCAGTACAAATTTACTTCTCTCGGTCCAGTTCCTAAAATTGactcatgttaaaaaaaaccctgcaagtgTCATTTATTTTGTAGTCCTGAAATAATATTTAAGCTAGGACTTCCCAGTCATGAGAGCTTAGACCACAACTGAGGTAAAATGCAGCTGTGTTCAAGCAGTGCTTGCAAAATTTAATTGTATAGATGAAAAATCATGTTTAACAGTGTTATTCCAACAAGACAGACTATAATAAAGCTTCTGGTTTGGAAGGTAAAACAAGTATTTGCTAGTCAGAAGCTTGTTTGGCTTTAGTAAGTCAAGTTTGTCTGTATTTCACCGTGCAGCCTTCTGAGAGCTCCTGTTTGCTGGCCCTGATGCGCAGCGATGGGCTCGTTGGTCAGCTGCTTcgtttctcttccctcctcctttcccctttagTCTTGTTAACCAGTCAGTGAAGACTTGgacggtggtggtggtggtggtggtggtaagcATTCTGTCTCACTCTCTTGTCCATTTTGCTTCAGATTGCAAACTTGGCAGAGAGCACTGAAGATCTGGGAGCGAGTGAGAGAGAAACAGCGGGAAGCAAAGGTGGGCAGGAAGGAACACTGAGAGCTCTGACAGTTCCAACCTCTTCCAAAACTGTGTGTTGAAATGGAATTTTTGTAGCCTGTAATATGGTTTATCTCCTTCTTTGGTCAGGGCTTAAAATTTTTGTGAAGACTGGGATGTTTCACTGATCTTGATGAAGCTGTGCCTCAACCTTAAGAGGCCCCATCCTATGCCCCATGTTGGTGTTAACCGTTTCCTTTTTCTTACACGTGACAGAGTGTCACAGCGGGGAGCAGAACTGCAAATGTCATTGTGGAAGTATCTCCTGTATGGGCTACGACCCCCACAAAGGCAGCGCTACTCACTTTACTACTTCAGTGCTGCCGTTGCATGCCATATGTATTAGGGGTTGAAGTGGGCTTCGGATACTGCCTGTACAGGCACAGGAGCCTCAGCTCCCCTCTTGCAGCTGTGGATGTAGGCTATCAGAGCTCAGCTGTGTGGCTTTCTTTAGCAAACCAAGTTTTGAAGCGGCCTCTCCGGTTTTCCTTGTCTTGAATAAAGCCTTCGCTTATGTGACCCAGGAGCCTGGAGTTTAAACTGTTTGTTTTCCCTCAGATATGCAGCTGATACAGTACAGGGCCAATCCTCTGCTTTCATTATTTGAAGAGCTACCTTCAAGTGAAGCTGCAGGGAAGACAGAGGATCCGAAagacctgctgctgccagccctggaggaGAAGCCTGCTCCTCATCCTCCGTCAGGCAGTGAAACCGTCTTGCCGCCCGCAGCTCCAGCGAGCCAGGCCGAGCCTCTGGATGCTCTGGGAATGGGTGATCCACCTCTCCTCCCGGAGGATGGGAACGGAGAGTATAAACTGTTTCCGCTCTTGCTCCTCAGTCCTGTTGCTAACTTCATAGAAGAGGCCTCTGAGATAGAAACTTCTTGAACGCACGTGACATCTGCAACTGGCTCAGCGATGCAAAACAGACAACAAAGAAATGAATCCGCAAGCAGTTTGAGCCCTCTCCTCACCTGCTTCCTGGGTGTTGTGTTCTGTAGAGACAAAAGAAAGTTCTCTTTCGACAAGCAAAGAGCACATCTGGAAAAACTGTAAACAAGCTCAAAACAAGAGCTGGTGGGAGTGGAGGCACTGGGCGGAGGGGAAGAACAACCTCCCTGTAAACATAGCGCAACGTATTCCGCAACTTTTTATCTGATATCCTTATTGCAAAAGGAAATCTGTTTGTATCCTGTTTGTAAagtttggctgggttttttgttttttggttttttgggttcttttattatttttattagctggATAGTAACGTGGTGTGTAATATTTTAAACATGGGTTTTACTCTTTCTGAGAGCCTGTTTCAATAGGTGGCTTGTCTACTGTTtggaattaagatttttttaaattttgtttttaatttgagatttctttttttgatagTTTGTGGCTACAATTGTTTGCATCTGCTTAGATCACTTTCGTACTCCTAGATTTGCTCCTAGGTACAGGGAACatttttcctatggaaaattacattttaactgTGGAATATTACTTTTTAACATGCTAACACACATCCATTGCCACGGATTGTAGGTGTTGTGGTAGGAAGTGCTTGCCACCCTGCATAATGCTGATTTCTCATGCACATTGCATGGCAGTTCTCCTAGGGTAACTTGCACCTAGCTCACAGGTTATGCGTCCTCGGAAATTTTGAGTAGAACTGATTCACATCTAGGAAAGTCCAGCAGCTGCCCtgaaaaggggggggaagaggagtcATGGGGTAACTGGCATTGACATCAGACATTACATTAAGATTTCTCTTCCGCTTGCAGCAGCTACTTGGTTACCTGACCCTATATGAACACTGGACTTCTTCCTGCATTTGGGATCTTCCTGCTTGCG contains:
- the LOC142415314 gene encoding heat shock factor protein 3 isoform X1; its protein translation is MREGSALPGAPGAAPVPGFLAKLWALVEDPQSDDVIGWSRNGENFCILDEQRFAKELLPKYFKHNNISSFIRQLNMYGFRKVIALENGMITAEKSSVIEFQHPFFKQGKAHLLENIKRKVSAVRTEDLKVCTEDLHKVLSEVQEMREQQNNMDVRLANMKRENKALWKEVAVLRQKHSQQQKLLSKILQFILSLMRGNYIVGVKRKRSLTDAAGASASKYSRQYVRIPVESGQAMAFSEHNADDEDGNGTGLIIRDITDTLENATDGLLAVAHTSGRARETQAALDPGLPICQVSQPNEVNCAEPIPPARINDVNKSSEIGNVAVELHSAQPNAPEDPVSVIDSILNENNPGNQNDPLLDREEIQDFLNCIDASLEELQAMLSGKQYNFGSEAFSDTFNPELPALDMSLMETSPGVENIANLAESTEDLGASERETAGSKDMQLIQYRANPLLSLFEELPSSEAAGKTEDPKDLLLPALEEKPAPHPPSGSETVLPPAAPASQAEPLDALGMGDPPLLPEDGNGEYKLFPLLLLSPVANFIEEASEIETS
- the LOC142415314 gene encoding heat shock factor protein 3 isoform X2 — translated: MPSCLSDVYVSCAQREQQIRGFSERFFFGLRSKLRGFKEIPHSIEVFPVAIFLDSNSLVQSQNGENFCILDEQRFAKELLPKYFKHNNISSFIRQLNMYGFRKVIALENGMITAEKSSVIEFQHPFFKQGKAHLLENIKRKVSAVRTEDLKVCTEDLHKVLSEVQEMREQQNNMDVRLANMKRENKALWKEVAVLRQKHSQQQKLLSKILQFILSLMRGNYIVGVKRKRSLTDAAGASASKYSRQYVRIPVESGQAMAFSEHNADDEDGNGTGLIIRDITDTLENATDGLLAVAHTSGRARETQAALDPGLPICQVSQPNEVNCAEPIPPARINDVNKSSEIGNVAVELHSAQPNAPEDPVSVIDSILNENNPGNQNDPLLDREEIQDFLNCIDASLEELQAMLSGKQYNFGSEAFSDTFNPELPALDMSLMETSPGVENIANLAESTEDLGASERETAGSKDMQLIQYRANPLLSLFEELPSSEAAGKTEDPKDLLLPALEEKPAPHPPSGSETVLPPAAPASQAEPLDALGMGDPPLLPEDGNGEYKLFPLLLLSPVANFIEEASEIETS